The region ACATACTGCAAGGGTGCCGCGATCACCTTATAAAGGCTGACACAGTCCCCTTCCCACGAAGAGTCTCGGTTCTTTAAGCTGTTCATCTTACCATGAGAATTAAGGGCCTCAGAGACCGCAGTCTCACTAATCAATGCTACTACGCAAGTAATTACGCCACCACTTACAGATAAACTGAGCAAGGTGtgagaccgggctagttggtattccatattGTTATGACCAGCGCAAAAACCGACATGAAACACCAAAGGAAGCGACGAGGACTAGCGCAGTCCTCATCGCTTCTATAGGTACGTaagcgttttgcatttcgccctcatcagAATGTGGCCGCCGCTGCGGGAATCGAGCCCATGACCTCGTGGGCAGCAGCaggacgccatagccactgcgaCACCGTGGAAGTTGTGCATCACTTTCACTTGACCCACCAATTATGCGTGTTGCGCATTTTCTTGCGCGGCTGTATACCATCGACTCGTGTCCCGTTTTCCAAAACCAAGCTTGCAGGTCTCGTTTCCTGCAAACCTGCAATGGCAGAAGGCGCACGGACACGGGCCTCGCAATCCCAGCTTGCCAAACTATGAGAAGCATCGCGTGTTCACCCGAATGCACCGAAGGCGATCTCTTTTCCACTGTATATCATCACACCTCATCCCCTGCATACTCGTTTACACGACGAATTATCGACCACTGTGTCATTCACGCAAACGTGGTCACTGTAAGCGACGTATACGCATGCCCGAACAACCCACTCTATACCTGCATCCAGATCAGGACGGCCATTCCGATGCACTCGATCAGCCCAGAGATGGGACCGCAGAACAACAGCGCGAGCACGCTGTCCACTGCCAGGTAGACACCGAGACCGGTCCAGTACTTGAGCCAGACAAGCGCACGCTCCTCGTTTGCGGCCTCCAGGCTCTTGAACGAGAAGTACAGGGGCCCCACGAGACCCAGTGCCAGCACAATCTTCCTACACGAACACATACGCATGATGAGGAAGGTGTGCCTTCAAGATATGACACGTATCCACAGCAGGGGACGGGCCAAGAAgcatcttgcttgcttgcttacttgccttcgagagtggctcgtacccactatgggggattggccaaaaatcaggtgattgaagaaaaaaattttcggagtctaataaggatcacttgcgactcttcctttttcttttccacGGGCGGCGGCACATCGTGGTCATCGCGATCAGGCGCCAAttaattacagcgaagctgtatacctctaccagccaaggaaattttcgtgtcgttggcgtaagcaaaaaacgacaGGCTAAAAaatgaatacaaacagcatatctcctttgaaatcaggcatatagcatacagctcagcaatcgttttcaaaagaaaaaccacaaaacaagcataaagaccacatgatggatgataaggcgcgtgtgaaccaTGGGAACACcttccgacgcgttccggtaaagattaggttcacagctgcttcgaaaggggttgacgtcattcaaaacccgtgtgaagtgcaaaccgtataatgtatgctaatgacgtctgcgaataatgcgaagcacattccttctcccgcgtgtgtttcccggtaaagattaccgttgcgtaagctactccgagtggaaaagtactcAACAGCacagaaatcacgtagtgacgtcacccggtctagcaactcattcagttcattccaggctaccatgggtagaccacagaAAGTAAAGtagccagaagaacagcgtgaatataatgtcgttgtcaagtaataaagggtgtggttaagtacatttcacttgtctctggtttcactctttgtagagccacgtgtgtgaattcaagtgacgtcacaatgagtaatcgtgggtgtcgtttacagcttcgctgtccaaccaccttaacagcgtggattggagccacagttttttttatgTCCATTTCATTTAGTTTCACCGCACTTCTTGCATCTTCGAAATCGTACAGCTGCAGAACGGACTAACATGTTTCAATTCCTAAATTACTTTTATATCTATAGAGTTAAGAGAATGCGCACTCCAAGCGACCACTCTATGCATGGACgtcagatatgagaacatcaattattttatttttagcaCACTTGAAAAGCAGCTTTCTAGACTCTCGAAATATATCTCTGATATAAAATATTGTAATACAGAATGAAACAAGAGAACCCACTACATGACGACATAATGACACCGAGCGCGGACGCCCAGCCACCTACCTTAATTGTAACTCGTTTTACTTAAACATTTTACACATATTATTCTTACGTGTAGCATAGGTCCTAAgtgaagtgtttcaagatgtatgcgacataTTTTAGACATTGTTTTAATAACTACCTTTACTTTCGATACACTATCTCGGTGTACCTGAAGTGCGTACAGTGTAATCACGCATACGCACTTGTGTAGGTTCAAGGCAATAGAAGACACGCTGTGCGTATTTCCTAAGCCCCAGCCGCCATTGGTGGCAGTCAACTGCACTGTGCACTCAAGCCCTAGAAATTCTAACACCCTGGTTATTCTAAAAGTAACGACAACTGCCGGCATTCCCTCATGGTTAGTGCCAGGAGAAAAATATTTATTTGCGCGAGCGCTACGCGGAATGCCAACTATATTTCGTGAAATCCTAAATATTTTCTTCCATTCACGGAACAATCCAAGCAGACAATCGCACGAGACCGTCTTTCTCGAAATCGAAAGTGCCCGACCCTTGTGTGCATGCGTCAGTTGCAAGAGAAACATCTAGATACTTTTCCTTTTCGAAATGTGCGTTTCCATATAGGTGCTACGGACAAGGACGCGCTTTTCACCATTTGTCCCCAGCCTAACCGCACTACAAGCACTATATACAAGCTACTTCTTACACCGTGACCACAAGACAGCGGAGAAATACTCCGCAGTAGGTTCGCTCACTGTTCGCCTTTCGTGGCGCCGAACTTAATTTAAGGGAAAAGCTTTCCGCActtggaggaatgatcattcgccGGACACGCTTAAGCACATCTAGAGGTAGAGAGAGATACACGCTTTactgatatgctggagatgttaatTAGCCTGGCGGTTCTCCTGACTTGCTACTCCAGGTACTGGgcgatgattatgatatatacagtgaTAAGCGCATAAACAACACGTATACAGTCACAAACACACATATACACAATATTTACAGAGTTTCGTTAAGGCTTGTGGCCCGCGAGAACATCAGCAGCGCTTCCGTGGTGGTGCTTTGCCACGGGCCGAGAATGTGCCGCAGTTCCATGGCAAGCTCGAGTCTCGTTGCAGGTGTAGTGCCGCCTTCGGAGACTGTTTCTCTGACGCGTAGCGGCAGCAGTCGCACAGAACACGTTGCAGGTCTTCGAGGGCGTTACATTCAGAGCACATTGGCGAATCAGTCAGTTGAATCTTGCGCTTGAAATAGTTAGTGTAGGCCACGTTGAGTCTGATGCGGTGAAGCCATGTTTGGTCGCACGCCTAGGTAATTGCACTCTAAGTAAAGTGCACCTCCCTGTCGAAACTTGGTTAGGGAAAAAAGGCTGTTTCGTGCTGTGGTCAACAAGCCGCCGTTCTTGTCCGCCTGCTAGCTGAatcgattgatcactgttttgcagattgtagggatgccgtgttcctCTGGGACATTCTCAGGTAATGCCGCTTTAGCGCCCGCAGACCAATTAATAATGGCATGTTGTTACTACGAAATCGTTTAGTGTTAAATATTAAATTGTAGTTTGTACTGAATTTCTTGTTCGTGGCAGGGCGG is a window of Dermacentor silvarum isolate Dsil-2018 chromosome 4, BIME_Dsil_1.4, whole genome shotgun sequence DNA encoding:
- the LOC119448059 gene encoding receptor expression-enhancing protein 4 produces the protein MRMCSCRKIVLALGLVGPLYFSFKSLEAANEERALVWLKYWTGLGVYLAVDSVLALLFCGPISGLIECIGMAVLIWMQIQAPQIFYDSFVGPQLLKWEPEIDYLFKNIVAKR